A portion of the Paenibacillus hamazuiensis genome contains these proteins:
- the lgt gene encoding prolipoprotein diacylglyceryl transferase: MYLAIDPIAFALGPLKVHWYGIILGTAALVGLLLAVQEGKRFNINPDFFMDLVLIGVPSAIVGARIYYVAFKWEDYRDNLSEIFKVWHGGIAIYGALIGAIIAAVIYVRRKGYPFWRIADICAPGLIVGQAIGRWGNYMNQEAHGGPVTEEFLRNTLHLPNFIVNQMNIGGTYYHPTFLYESLWNVAGLILLLILRRQSFMRAGELFFSYFIWYSIGRFFIEGLRTDSLAFTGPAWLEGLMKALWSPMTMLFEPGEMSYGNVRISQLLGVLIIIAAIVWMIVRRRTGQADVRYSDPIVPAHSAPSAASGHGAEDKTDRGNGPEETASLPDDRKPLEQG, translated from the coding sequence TTGTACTTGGCTATTGATCCGATCGCGTTCGCACTCGGGCCGCTGAAGGTGCATTGGTACGGGATCATATTGGGAACGGCTGCGCTCGTCGGACTGCTGCTTGCGGTGCAGGAGGGGAAACGGTTCAACATCAACCCGGACTTTTTTATGGATTTGGTGCTGATCGGGGTCCCGTCTGCGATTGTCGGAGCGAGAATATATTATGTCGCCTTCAAATGGGAAGATTATCGCGACAATTTATCCGAAATATTCAAGGTATGGCATGGCGGAATAGCCATTTACGGCGCATTGATCGGGGCGATTATCGCAGCGGTGATCTATGTTCGGCGCAAAGGGTATCCGTTTTGGCGGATCGCCGATATTTGCGCACCCGGCCTCATTGTCGGCCAAGCTATCGGCCGCTGGGGCAACTATATGAACCAGGAAGCCCACGGCGGACCCGTTACCGAGGAATTTTTGCGGAATACGCTGCATTTGCCGAACTTCATCGTGAATCAAATGAACATCGGGGGCACGTATTACCATCCAACCTTCTTGTATGAATCGCTGTGGAACGTTGCCGGCCTGATTTTGCTCCTCATTTTGAGGCGGCAATCGTTTATGCGGGCGGGAGAGCTATTTTTCAGCTACTTCATCTGGTATTCGATCGGGCGCTTTTTTATCGAGGGACTGCGTACGGACAGTTTGGCGTTTACAGGCCCAGCTTGGCTGGAAGGGCTGATGAAGGCGCTTTGGTCGCCGATGACGATGCTGTTCGAGCCGGGCGAAATGAGCTACGGCAACGTGCGCATTTCACAGCTGCTCGGTGTGCTGATCATCATCGCTGCCATCGTGTGGATGATCGTTCGGCGCCGTACCGGACAGGCGGACGTCCGGTACTCGGACCCAATCGTGCCGGCGCATTCCGCTCCTTCGGCGGCATCCGGGCACGGTGCGGAGGATAAGACGGACCGGGGGAACGGGCCGGAAGAGACGGCTTCGCTGCCGGACGACCGCAAGCCGCTGGAGCAGGGGTAG
- the ppaX gene encoding pyrophosphatase PpaX, with protein MIRTVLFDLDGTIVDTNELIIQSFLHTFEGVTPQPLTREHIIPNMGRSLVDQMKFFSGRDQVEDLVEKYRAFNIARHDELVKEFPYVREVLAELHAAGLRLGVVTSKVRKTTEMGLRLCGLDVFFSTVVTVDDVQRPKPDPEGIHLALSRLGMEKASAVMVGDSHYDIEAARNAGIPSVAVAWSLKGIDYLNSYKPTHIIHDMRELPAIVGLKSGSEGISIAKN; from the coding sequence ATGATTCGAACGGTACTGTTTGACCTTGACGGCACGATCGTCGACACGAATGAGCTGATCATTCAATCGTTTTTGCATACATTCGAAGGCGTAACGCCGCAGCCGCTGACCCGGGAGCACATCATTCCGAATATGGGGCGCTCGCTGGTCGATCAGATGAAATTTTTCAGCGGACGCGATCAGGTGGAAGATTTGGTGGAAAAATACCGCGCTTTCAATATCGCCCGGCATGATGAGCTGGTCAAAGAATTTCCATACGTGCGCGAGGTGCTCGCCGAGCTTCATGCCGCCGGGTTGCGGCTTGGCGTGGTAACAAGCAAGGTGCGCAAAACGACGGAAATGGGGCTCAGGCTTTGCGGGCTGGACGTTTTCTTCAGCACGGTGGTGACGGTGGACGACGTGCAGCGCCCGAAGCCGGACCCGGAAGGGATTCATTTGGCGTTAAGCCGGCTCGGCATGGAGAAAGCATCGGCCGTGATGGTCGGCGACAGCCATTACGATATCGAGGCGGCGCGCAATGCGGGCATTCCGTCGGTGGCGGTGGCGTGGTCGCTCAAAGGAATCGATTACTTGAACAGCTACAAGCCGACCCATATTATTCACGATATGCGGGAGCTTCCCGCCATCGTAGGTTTAAAGTCAGGATCAGAGGGGATTTCGATTGCGAAAAACTGA
- a CDS encoding acyltransferase — translation MRKTDRYPVEGPNSLWQMYRTISPWKAVRNFICIQISRYTPYLPLKRWIYRRMLGMKVGEQTAFALMVMVDVFFPEKISVGDNTIIGYNTTILTHEYLIKEYRIGEVRIGSNVMIGANTTVLPGVTIGDYAVIGAGSVVHKDVAPHSFVAGNPLQVIRAGGE, via the coding sequence TTGCGAAAAACTGACCGCTATCCCGTCGAGGGACCCAATTCCTTGTGGCAGATGTACCGGACGATCAGCCCCTGGAAGGCGGTGCGCAATTTCATATGCATTCAAATCAGCCGCTACACGCCGTATCTTCCGCTCAAACGCTGGATATACCGGCGGATGCTCGGGATGAAGGTCGGCGAGCAGACGGCTTTTGCGTTGATGGTGATGGTCGACGTGTTTTTCCCGGAAAAAATCTCCGTCGGCGATAACACGATCATCGGCTACAATACGACGATTTTGACGCACGAGTATTTGATCAAGGAGTATCGGATCGGCGAGGTGCGCATCGGTTCGAACGTGATGATCGGCGCCAATACGACGGTGCTGCCCGGCGTTACGATCGGCGATTACGCCGTGATCGGAGCCGGCTCGGTCGTGCACAAGGATGTGGCGCCGCATTCCTTCGTCGCGGGCAACCCGCTGCAGGTCATTCGCGCCGGCGGTGAGTAA